From one Humulus lupulus chromosome 8, drHumLupu1.1, whole genome shotgun sequence genomic stretch:
- the LOC133796985 gene encoding palmitoyl-acyl carrier protein thioesterase, chloroplastic — protein MVATAATSAFFPAASPSPSPNTGSKSSKTGATNLRVPKSKSGSGSLQVKANAQAPPKVNGTSVGLASSVEGMKGGDDMPSSHSHPRTFINQLPDWSMLLAAITTIFLAAEKQWMMLDWKPKRPDMLMDPFGLGRIVQDGLVFRQNFSIRSYEIGADRTASIETLMNHLQETALNHVKSAGLLGDGFGSTPEMTKKNLIWVVTKMQVVIDRYPTWGDVVQVDTWVSASGKNGMRRDWVIRDSGTGAILTRASSVWVMMNKLTRRLSKIPEEVRGEIEPYFMNFDPVVEEDGRKLTKLDDKTADFVRSGLTPRWSDLDINQHVNNVKYIGWILESAPLPILESHELSSLTLEYRRECGRDSVLRSLTTVSDAGVGDLGTPRGVECQHLLQLENGGEIVRGRTEWRPKYANNLGSAGELPAEST, from the exons ATGGTTGCCACTGCTGCTACTTCGGCGTTCTTTCCTGCTGCTTCCCCTTCCCCGTCTCCGAACACTGGCTCGAAGAGTTCCAAGACCGGAGCTACGAATTTAAGAGTACCCAAGTCAAAATCTGGTTCTGGCTCTTTGCAAGTCAAGGCAAATGCCCAAGCCCCACCAAAAGTCAATGGCACTTCTGTTGGTTTGGCTAGTTCTGTGGAAGGAATGAAGGGTGGGGACGACATGCCATCCTCTCATTCTCATCCACGGACTTTTATTAACCAATTGCCTGATTGGAGTATGCTTCTTGCTGCTATTACGACAATCTTTTTAGCAGCAGAGAAGCAGTGGATGATGCTTGATTGGAAACCCAAACGTCCGGACATGCTCATGGACCCATTTGGTTTAGGAAGAATTGTTCAGGACGGTCTTGTTTTCCGACAGAACTTTTCAATTAGATCATATGAAATAGGTGCTGATCGAACAGCTTCTATAGAGACATTAATGAATCATTTACAG GAAACAGCACTTAATCATGTAAAGTCTGCTGGGCTTCTTGGTGATGGCTTTGGTTCAACACCAGAGATGACAAAGAAGAACTTGATATGGGTAGTCACTAAAATGCAAGTTGTGATAGATCGCTATCCGACTTG GGGTGATGTTGTTCAAGTGGATACTTGGGTGAGTGCATCTGGAAAAAATGGCATGCGTCGGGATTGGGTTATTCGGGATTCTGGAACTGGTGCAATCCTAACAAGAGCATCCAg TGTTTGGGTGATGATGAATAAATTGACGAGGAGGTTATCAAAGATTCCTGAAGAAGTTAGAGGGGAAATAGAACcttattttatgaattttgatCCTGTCGTTGAAGAAGATGGTAGAAAGCTGACAAAGCTTGATGACAAGACAGCGGACTTTGTTCGTTCTGGTTTAACT CCTAGATGGAGTGATTTGGATATCAACCAGCATGTTAACAATGTCAAATACATTGGCTGGATCCTTGAG AGTGCTCCGCTGCCAATCTTGGAGAGTCACGAGCTCTCCTCTCTGACCCTCGAGTACAGGAGGGAGTGCGGGAGGGACAGCGTGCTGCGGTCGCTGACCACCGTCTCTGATGCCGGTGTAGGGGATTTGGGAACTCCTCGCGGTGTTGAGTGCCAGCACTTGCTTCAACTGGAGAATGGAGGTGAGATTGTGAGGGGAAGGACTGAGTGGAGGCCCAAGTATGCCAACAATCTGGGATCCGCAGGTGAGCTTCCAGCAGAAAGCACTTAG